A window from Blastocatellia bacterium encodes these proteins:
- a CDS encoding cytochrome b/b6 domain-containing protein, translating to MARHRWMAVVVILASTAAVFAQSAKQSVDCMSCHQDATLTKQVNGRTVSLAIKPETFEASVHGVLNCTDCHTDVKDYPHEPPPKAVSCASCHAEAHQAYMQGLHAKARNGGRAQAASCLDCHGDAHQIRPSSDPTSKTYRSNIPQTCGSCHSLKFVMEPSHLSAQPFFSYQESVHGRAVAAGSLKAAVCTDCHHSHDIRSPGDPKSEIFKFNVPALCGKCHESVTAEFNQSIHGQAIQRGRWQAPVCTDCHGIHSIKSHIDPTSSVAAQALARTTCATCHEGVRLSQEFGVPGRRTSTYLDSYHGLASRLGSKVAANCASCHGVHNILPSSDPRSTISKANLVSTCGRCHPGASENFIRGRVHVDVPISEDTGSIVSAWIRTFYIWLIVILIGGMVGHNVIIWRKKAIAVRRAQDRSIIRMTPQQRWQHLLLLISFTVLALTGFALKYPDSWLAWLLGSSEPFRRITHRVAGAVMIGVGLYHIVYVFCTKEGWEGFKAFRPTKQDVYDAVHNILYYLGRRSDRPLFGRFTYAEKLEYWALVWGIIIMGITGLMAWFEVTVTKLLPRWSIDVALTIHFYEAVLATLAIIVWHLYHVVFDPDVYPMNWAWWDGRMSIEQFRHEHPLAYQQMLAEQEQERREPAGKPARHDSTDEFKPSPASSGDD from the coding sequence ATGGCACGGCATCGCTGGATGGCAGTAGTTGTGATATTGGCAAGCACGGCAGCGGTCTTCGCCCAATCGGCGAAACAATCGGTGGACTGTATGAGCTGCCATCAGGATGCCACCTTGACCAAGCAAGTGAACGGACGGACGGTCAGTCTTGCTATCAAACCAGAAACGTTCGAGGCGTCGGTTCACGGCGTTTTGAACTGTACCGACTGCCACACTGATGTCAAAGACTACCCACACGAGCCGCCGCCCAAAGCGGTTTCCTGCGCAAGCTGCCATGCTGAGGCACATCAGGCCTACATGCAGGGCTTGCACGCCAAAGCCCGTAATGGCGGCAGGGCGCAAGCGGCTAGTTGTTTAGATTGTCATGGCGATGCCCACCAGATCAGGCCGTCCAGTGATCCGACGTCGAAAACCTATCGCAGCAACATTCCGCAGACCTGCGGCTCGTGTCATAGTCTCAAGTTCGTCATGGAGCCGTCACATTTGAGCGCCCAGCCGTTTTTCTCGTATCAAGAGAGCGTGCATGGACGAGCGGTCGCCGCCGGCTCGCTGAAAGCTGCCGTCTGCACAGACTGCCATCATAGCCACGACATTCGTTCCCCCGGCGACCCAAAATCGGAGATTTTCAAATTCAACGTGCCCGCGCTGTGCGGCAAGTGCCACGAATCAGTGACCGCTGAGTTCAACCAGAGTATCCACGGACAAGCCATCCAGCGCGGCCGATGGCAAGCGCCTGTCTGCACCGATTGTCACGGCATTCATTCGATCAAGTCGCACATTGATCCGACGTCTTCTGTAGCTGCGCAAGCGCTGGCGCGCACCACCTGCGCGACGTGTCATGAAGGCGTGCGATTATCGCAAGAGTTTGGCGTGCCAGGCCGGCGCACCAGCACCTATTTGGATAGCTATCACGGCCTGGCCTCGCGACTGGGTTCCAAGGTCGCTGCCAATTGCGCCAGTTGCCACGGCGTGCACAATATCCTTCCTTCGTCTGATCCGCGCTCGACGATCTCAAAAGCCAATCTGGTCAGTACCTGCGGGCGCTGTCATCCGGGCGCCAGCGAAAACTTCATTCGCGGCCGAGTCCACGTAGATGTGCCGATTTCAGAGGATACGGGCAGCATTGTCAGCGCGTGGATCAGGACGTTCTACATCTGGTTGATCGTCATTCTCATTGGCGGCATGGTCGGTCACAATGTGATCATCTGGCGGAAAAAAGCGATCGCCGTGCGTCGCGCGCAAGACCGCTCCATCATCCGCATGACGCCGCAACAACGATGGCAGCATCTGTTGTTGCTCATCAGCTTCACCGTGCTGGCGTTGACCGGATTCGCGTTGAAGTATCCCGATTCATGGCTGGCTTGGTTGCTTGGTTCTAGTGAACCATTTCGGCGAATCACCCATCGCGTGGCCGGCGCTGTCATGATCGGCGTTGGGCTTTACCATATCGTCTACGTCTTCTGCACAAAAGAAGGATGGGAGGGATTCAAAGCGTTTCGCCCGACAAAACAAGATGTGTATGATGCTGTCCACAACATACTGTATTATCTTGGCCGCCGATCAGACCGCCCCCTGTTTGGGCGGTTCACCTATGCCGAGAAGCTGGAATACTGGGCGTTGGTCTGGGGCATCATCATCATGGGCATCACCGGTCTGATGGCCTGGTTTGAAGTGACCGTGACGAAACTGCTTCCTCGTTGGTCTATTGATGTCGCCTTGACCATTCACTTTTACGAAGCCGTGCTGGCCACGCTGGCTATCATCGTATGGCACTTATATCATGTTGTGTTCGACCCAGACGTTTACCCGATGAACTGGGCTTGGTGGGACGGGCGAATGTCTATCGAACAGTTCCGCCACGAACACCCGCTGGCTTACCAGCAGATGCTTGCCGAGCAGGAACAAGAACGCCGCGAACCGGCGGGCAAACCGGCGCGGCATGATTCAACTGACGAATTCAAACCATCTCCGGCTAGTAGCGGAGATGATTAA
- a CDS encoding cytochrome c, with translation MMVLIKKLTFSLFVALLTLTMISSWPAPTATTLVNDAAKLYEAKCAKCHGADGTPTQMGQKMKAPDLRSSEVQKKTDDQLFKAIAKGEKSFHQLEKSMSEKEIRQLVGHIRALAKKK, from the coding sequence ATGATGGTGTTAATCAAGAAACTCACATTCAGCCTTTTTGTCGCTCTCCTTACGCTGACGATGATTTCCTCATGGCCTGCGCCGACGGCCACTACGCTGGTCAACGACGCAGCCAAACTCTATGAAGCCAAATGCGCCAAATGTCACGGCGCTGATGGCACCCCAACACAGATGGGCCAGAAGATGAAAGCGCCTGATCTGCGTTCCAGTGAGGTTCAAAAGAAAACAGACGACCAATTGTTCAAAGCGATTGCCAAAGGCGAAAAATCCTTCCATCAACTTGAAAAGAGCATGAGTGAAAAGGAAATTCGCCAACTGGTGGGGCATATCCGTGCATTGGCTAAGAAAAAATAA
- a CDS encoding OmcA/MtrC family decaheme c-type cytochrome, producing the protein MIRSTTMRTRIKLAFLIAGFIALVAGFDPGGLIAQQQVLPRPGLKLEILGVTIPESRKPEVTFKITDERGMPLDKDGVTTEGVVTLRFLIARIRRGERQYTSYIVRQQTGAALGTVDQAAADSGGTYAQVGPGTYTYTFGTTLPANYDRTVTHTVGVYANRDMTHVDGNDYVAAATFDFVPNGTPVTVKRDVVNDAACNKCHDQLTAHGVRRSVALCVLCHTPQTPDPDTGNTTDFNVMIHKIHRGADLPSVRAGRPYQLIGNRGVVHDYSKVRFPQDIRNCDSCHTGSQGMNALTRPSRIACGSCHDNVNFATGQGHGPGIPQTNDLACGFCHQPTSTTEFDLSVAGAHVIPNQSRQLPGIKYTIVRVENTAAGQRPRVIFNITDNAGRPIQPSQMSRLALVLGGPTSDYSRWWTEDARMATPTGDGNYAYTFNTAIPADATGTYTVTLEGRRNVQIIGPNFQPTTIQDTGPNVTKSFAVTGPLVERRVVVDLAKCNACHDMLRVHGDNRFNNVQYCAVCHNPNQTDVARRPQAELPAESVDFKYMIHRIHAGKELSSDFTVYGFGGTAYNYNNVGFPGRLTNCTMCHVAGTHLIGSTAGRLPTVTPRSLINPTPPISAACVGCHDSQATLAHVSLNTSLFGESCAVCHGEGREFAVSKSHFRRPDAR; encoded by the coding sequence ATGATCAGAAGCACTACAATGAGAACACGCATCAAGCTCGCATTCTTAATCGCCGGGTTCATTGCCCTGGTGGCCGGATTTGATCCGGGCGGCTTAATTGCGCAGCAGCAGGTGTTGCCGCGACCGGGCTTGAAACTGGAGATTCTGGGCGTCACCATTCCCGAAAGTCGCAAGCCAGAAGTTACATTCAAAATCACCGATGAACGGGGAATGCCTCTGGACAAAGACGGCGTCACAACTGAAGGCGTGGTGACGTTACGATTTTTGATCGCTCGTATTCGACGTGGCGAGCGGCAGTACACATCCTATATTGTTCGTCAGCAAACCGGCGCCGCCCTGGGAACGGTGGACCAAGCAGCAGCCGATTCAGGCGGCACGTATGCGCAGGTCGGTCCCGGCACCTACACGTACACATTCGGAACGACGCTGCCGGCCAATTATGATCGGACGGTCACACATACAGTCGGCGTTTATGCCAATCGAGACATGACACATGTTGATGGCAATGATTATGTGGCTGCCGCGACGTTTGATTTTGTGCCGAACGGCACTCCGGTAACCGTCAAGCGGGATGTTGTCAATGACGCGGCCTGCAACAAGTGTCATGATCAATTGACAGCGCATGGCGTGCGTCGCAGCGTCGCGTTGTGCGTGCTGTGCCATACGCCACAAACACCCGATCCCGATACTGGCAATACAACCGACTTCAATGTCATGATCCATAAGATTCATCGGGGCGCTGATCTGCCCAGTGTGCGAGCTGGCCGGCCCTATCAACTGATTGGCAATCGCGGTGTCGTTCATGACTACTCGAAGGTTCGATTTCCGCAAGACATTCGCAACTGCGATAGCTGCCACACGGGCAGTCAAGGGATGAATGCACTAACCCGTCCGTCGCGGATAGCGTGTGGCTCCTGCCATGATAACGTCAACTTCGCTACTGGTCAGGGTCATGGACCGGGCATCCCGCAGACCAATGACCTAGCCTGCGGGTTCTGCCATCAACCGACCTCCACAACAGAATTCGATCTGTCGGTTGCCGGCGCGCACGTGATTCCCAATCAATCCAGACAACTGCCCGGCATCAAGTACACGATCGTCAGGGTTGAGAACACGGCGGCAGGACAACGCCCCAGAGTTATATTCAACATCACGGACAATGCCGGCCGTCCGATTCAACCCAGTCAAATGAGCCGACTGGCGCTTGTGCTGGGCGGGCCAACGAGCGACTACAGCCGCTGGTGGACGGAAGATGCTCGCATGGCCACGCCGACCGGCGACGGCAACTACGCTTACACCTTTAACACGGCCATTCCTGCTGACGCCACAGGCACGTACACAGTGACGTTGGAGGGCCGCCGCAATGTTCAGATCATCGGCCCGAACTTTCAACCAACAACAATTCAAGACACCGGTCCGAATGTCACCAAGTCATTTGCTGTGACCGGACCGCTGGTCGAACGTCGTGTCGTTGTGGATTTGGCCAAGTGCAACGCTTGTCATGATATGTTGCGGGTGCACGGCGACAATCGGTTTAACAATGTGCAGTATTGCGCCGTGTGTCACAACCCGAATCAGACGGACGTGGCGCGCCGACCGCAAGCGGAGCTGCCTGCTGAGAGCGTGGATTTCAAATACATGATTCACCGCATCCACGCTGGCAAAGAGCTATCCAGCGACTTCACCGTATACGGATTCGGCGGCACGGCGTATAACTACAATAACGTTGGTTTCCCTGGACGGCTGACCAACTGCACGATGTGCCATGTGGCTGGAACCCACTTGATTGGTTCGACCGCCGGACGATTGCCAACGGTCACGCCCAGAAGTCTGATCAATCCAACACCGCCGATTTCTGCGGCCTGCGTTGGCTGCCACGATAGTCAGGCCACATTGGCTCATGTTTCATTGAACACCTCTCTATTCGGCGAATCGTGCGCCGTCTGTCACGGCGAAGGGCGCGAGTTTGCCGTATCGAAGTCGCACTTCCGGCGACCTGATGCCCGATGA
- a CDS encoding NapC/NirT family cytochrome c: protein MRLLSRKWVWTLVTLFWRNWLTSLGSILATFSALSIIAFVALGFLGLDTPYLGVMAFLVMPALFIVGLFLIPIGLHYDRKKRATRQDEPELYPVFDFNQPRLRRMAGVVAVLTAINLMILSFVSYQGVVFMDSVAFCGTTCHTVMEPEYTTYLNSPHSKVKCVECHIGAGAPWFVRSKLSGVGQVLAVAFNTYSRPVPSPVENLRPARDTCEQCHWPERFTGNRIKVITKFAEDESNTETKTVLLLHIGGGATGQGGIHSWHIDPKKETTYITTDPRREVIPWIHVREADGTVHEFVAREGAPTAEQLAKGQKRTMDCIDCHNRPTHIFKLPDQAMDESLAAGRIDRSLPYIKKVGVEALKQATGPKQEALEKIARRVRDHFQQNYPELVISKKPAIEAAIEEIQAIYRRNIFPSMNVTWGTHPDHIGHERFPGCFRCHDDQHVSKTGKTISQDCSLCHTILAQDEQDPEVLKQLEIK, encoded by the coding sequence ATGAGACTATTATCGCGGAAATGGGTATGGACGCTGGTGACGTTGTTTTGGCGCAACTGGCTCACGTCGCTCGGCTCGATTCTGGCCACATTCAGCGCCCTTTCAATCATCGCGTTCGTCGCGCTTGGATTTCTCGGACTTGACACGCCGTACCTGGGCGTCATGGCATTTCTGGTGATGCCGGCCCTATTTATCGTCGGGCTGTTTCTGATCCCGATTGGCCTTCACTACGACCGAAAAAAACGCGCCACGCGTCAAGACGAACCTGAGCTTTACCCCGTCTTTGACTTCAATCAGCCTCGTCTACGACGCATGGCCGGCGTGGTGGCCGTGTTGACGGCTATCAACCTGATGATTTTGTCATTCGTCAGCTATCAAGGCGTCGTGTTCATGGATTCAGTGGCGTTTTGCGGCACGACCTGTCATACCGTGATGGAGCCGGAATACACGACGTACCTCAACTCGCCGCATTCCAAAGTCAAATGCGTGGAATGTCACATTGGCGCAGGTGCGCCGTGGTTTGTTCGTTCCAAACTCTCCGGCGTAGGACAGGTGCTGGCCGTCGCCTTCAACACCTATAGCCGACCTGTGCCCTCGCCGGTGGAGAATTTGCGCCCGGCGCGCGATACGTGCGAACAGTGTCACTGGCCTGAACGATTCACCGGCAATCGTATCAAAGTCATCACCAAATTTGCCGAAGACGAATCGAACACTGAAACCAAAACGGTCTTGCTCTTGCATATCGGTGGCGGCGCGACCGGCCAAGGCGGCATTCATAGCTGGCACATTGATCCGAAGAAAGAAACAACCTATATCACCACGGACCCGCGCCGAGAAGTCATCCCGTGGATTCATGTCAGAGAAGCCGATGGAACGGTTCATGAGTTTGTCGCCCGCGAAGGTGCGCCAACGGCCGAACAGCTTGCCAAGGGTCAGAAACGCACCATGGATTGCATTGATTGTCATAATCGTCCGACGCATATCTTCAAATTGCCCGATCAAGCTATGGACGAATCGTTGGCAGCCGGCCGCATTGATCGTTCGTTGCCTTACATCAAGAAAGTCGGCGTTGAAGCGCTGAAACAAGCCACCGGACCGAAACAGGAGGCGCTGGAAAAGATTGCCCGGCGCGTTCGCGACCACTTCCAGCAAAACTACCCTGAACTGGTCATCTCGAAGAAACCAGCGATTGAAGCAGCCATCGAGGAAATTCAGGCGATCTATCGTCGCAATATATTTCCATCCATGAACGTCACATGGGGAACGCATCCCGATCATATCGGTCATGAACGATTCCCCGGTTGTTTCCGCTGTCATGATGATCAGCACGTGAGCAAGACCGGCAAGACGATCAGCCAGGATTGTAGTTTGTGTCATACGATTTTGGCTCAGGATGAACAAGACCCAGAAGTGCTCAAGCAGTTGGAGATCAAATAA
- a CDS encoding DmsE family decaheme c-type cytochrome: MRTRSALSHVKLVTTLCFLLITVIAVSVDVPVTTSFALPQQAQSATQETAATGSYVGSETCMGCHEDIHKQYAMTAHYVTDTSARYQQPMKGCEACHGPGQEHVDAGGDATKIFNPKGKPPRLANERCLSCHQQQEERHNFRQSEHGLNQVACIDCHSPHPAKPLENLLVKESPALCYQCHGQIKQQFQRPFHHRVHEKGMSCQDCHNPHGGFNLAQTRASAGGTDAICLKCHTEKQGPFAFEHAPVRLEGCVICHVPHGSNNPKMLKRSTVQQLCLECHSDTPGIFGPEPPAFHDIRSPRYQNCTTCHVKIHGSYVNRLFLQ, translated from the coding sequence ATGAGAACGCGATCAGCTCTTTCACATGTGAAGCTCGTCACGACGCTCTGCTTTCTTCTCATCACGGTCATTGCCGTCAGCGTGGATGTACCGGTCACAACGTCGTTCGCTCTGCCGCAGCAAGCGCAGTCGGCAACACAAGAAACGGCGGCCACCGGCTCGTATGTCGGTTCGGAAACTTGCATGGGTTGTCATGAAGACATTCACAAACAATATGCGATGACCGCTCATTACGTGACCGACACCAGCGCCCGCTATCAGCAACCGATGAAAGGCTGCGAGGCCTGTCACGGGCCTGGCCAGGAACATGTGGATGCCGGCGGCGACGCGACCAAAATTTTCAATCCAAAAGGCAAGCCGCCGCGCCTCGCCAATGAGCGGTGCCTCAGTTGCCATCAACAACAGGAAGAGCGTCACAACTTTCGCCAAAGCGAGCATGGACTCAATCAAGTGGCCTGCATTGATTGCCACTCACCGCATCCGGCCAAACCGCTCGAAAACCTGTTGGTGAAGGAGAGTCCGGCGCTTTGCTATCAATGTCACGGCCAAATCAAGCAGCAATTTCAACGCCCATTCCATCATCGCGTTCATGAAAAAGGCATGAGCTGTCAGGATTGCCACAATCCGCACGGCGGCTTCAACCTCGCACAAACACGGGCGTCAGCCGGCGGAACCGATGCCATCTGCTTGAAATGCCACACAGAGAAACAAGGACCTTTCGCCTTTGAGCATGCGCCGGTTCGGTTGGAAGGCTGCGTCATCTGCCACGTGCCGCATGGCTCCAATAATCCCAAGATGCTCAAACGGAGCACAGTGCAACAGTTGTGTCTGGAATGTCACTCCGATACGCCGGGCATCTTCGGTCCAGAGCCGCCTGCATTTCACGATATTCGCAGCCCGCGATACCAAAACTGCACAACCTGTCACGTGAAGATTCACGGCTCATACGTCAATCGCCTGTTTCTGCAATGA
- a CDS encoding zinc-binding dehydrogenase translates to MKQESMLAAVLYGQRDVRIERLPIPRVEQGEVLVKIDTALTCGTDLKVYQRGYHARMIVLPSVFGHEFSGTIVEVGPGVSDFHVGMRVVAANSAPCGQCFYCRKQSFSACTDLLFLNGAYAEYIKIPARIVRVNLLPIPDSVSFAAAAMVEPVACVVQGLEESDIREGDTVMVLGLGPIGLLFVRLAKLQGARVLAFGRRAARLHAAERLGADAVFDVNTTGDVVGKVRSLTSGYMADRVVECVGLPAAWELAVSCARRGGTVTLFGGCAAGTAVNLDAERIHYDQLTVKSPFHHTPRHVREALRIIAAGMINPAEWISHTAPLTELPQVLADLSQSTDMLKVAIDPKQ, encoded by the coding sequence ATGAAGCAAGAGAGTATGCTGGCTGCTGTCCTCTATGGCCAACGTGATGTGCGCATCGAACGTTTGCCGATCCCCCGCGTTGAGCAAGGGGAAGTGCTCGTCAAAATTGATACGGCGCTGACCTGTGGCACAGACTTGAAAGTCTATCAACGCGGCTATCATGCGCGGATGATCGTGTTGCCATCGGTCTTCGGCCATGAATTCTCAGGGACGATTGTTGAAGTCGGTCCGGGCGTCAGTGACTTTCACGTCGGCATGCGTGTGGTGGCCGCCAATTCAGCGCCGTGCGGTCAATGCTTCTACTGCCGGAAGCAGAGTTTTAGTGCCTGCACGGATTTGCTCTTTCTCAATGGCGCCTATGCCGAATACATCAAAATTCCTGCACGCATCGTCCGGGTGAATCTTCTGCCGATTCCTGATTCAGTTTCATTTGCCGCCGCCGCCATGGTTGAACCAGTGGCCTGTGTTGTACAAGGGCTTGAAGAAAGCGATATCAGGGAAGGTGACACGGTGATGGTGCTGGGACTGGGGCCGATTGGGTTGTTGTTCGTCCGCTTAGCGAAATTGCAAGGCGCGCGCGTGTTGGCATTCGGACGACGTGCAGCGCGATTGCACGCCGCTGAGCGACTGGGAGCCGATGCTGTCTTCGATGTGAATACAACCGGCGACGTTGTCGGGAAGGTTCGCTCATTGACCAGCGGGTACATGGCCGACAGAGTTGTCGAGTGCGTCGGGCTGCCGGCTGCTTGGGAGTTGGCAGTCAGTTGCGCGCGCCGGGGCGGCACGGTGACCTTGTTCGGTGGATGTGCAGCCGGCACGGCCGTCAATCTGGATGCTGAACGAATCCACTATGACCAACTGACCGTCAAATCGCCATTTCATCACACGCCGCGCCATGTGCGCGAAGCGTTGCGCATCATCGCTGCTGGCATGATCAATCCCGCTGAATGGATTTCGCATACTGCGCCGCTCACCGAGTTGCCTCAGGTGTTGGCTGACTTATCGCAATCAACCGACATGTTGAAAGTTGCCATTGATCCGAAGCAGTGA